Proteins from a single region of Streptomyces sp. TN58:
- a CDS encoding AAA family ATPase — MATTGTVEAVPAQRRGVRVRVRRKAADGGLGLVRDLRGPAWRGPRRLGFAEGDIVVVSGLPGGGKSTLIKRAAPEGGAVDSQDTRERWERRMPAALPYAVYRPLVRAAHYWGLYRILRSGASVVVHDCGTQTWVRGLLAAAARRRGRALHLLLLDSSPEEALSGQRARGRRVSAYAFARHRGAVGRLLRDAEAGRPPAGCASATLLDRRSAAAVTGIGFQG; from the coding sequence GTGGCGACGACGGGAACCGTCGAGGCGGTGCCGGCGCAGCGGCGCGGCGTGCGCGTGCGCGTGCGCAGGAAGGCGGCGGACGGCGGCCTCGGCCTCGTACGCGACCTGCGCGGCCCGGCGTGGCGCGGACCGCGGCGGCTCGGCTTCGCCGAGGGCGACATCGTCGTGGTCTCCGGCCTCCCCGGCGGGGGCAAGAGCACACTGATCAAGCGGGCCGCGCCGGAGGGCGGGGCCGTCGACTCCCAGGACACCCGCGAGCGCTGGGAGCGCCGGATGCCCGCCGCCCTGCCGTACGCGGTGTACCGCCCGCTGGTGCGCGCCGCGCACTACTGGGGCCTGTACCGGATCCTGCGCTCCGGCGCCTCCGTGGTCGTCCACGACTGCGGCACCCAGACCTGGGTGCGCGGGCTGCTCGCCGCGGCCGCCCGCCGCCGGGGCCGGGCGCTGCACCTCCTCCTCCTGGACAGCAGCCCGGAGGAGGCCCTGTCCGGCCAGCGCGCCCGGGGCCGCCGGGTGTCCGCCTACGCCTTCGCCCGCCACCGCGGCGCCGTGGGCCGCCTGCTGCGCGACGCGGAGGCGGGCCGCCCGCCCGCCGGCTGCGCCTCGGCGACCCTCCTGGACCGCCGCTCGGCCGCCGCCGTGACGGGGATCGGCTTCCAGGGCTGA
- a CDS encoding enhanced serine sensitivity protein SseB: MQGSGWPDNELEQVLGAALGQPDAGGRILEVLGRSRVWVPLPGGGGPDAAGLDLPTMDIGGAAYVPVYSSEAQFLACAGPGMDFAVAPAVEFARGLPPQLGIALNPDGAVGVPLPPPAVAELCRAGRSPLDGPATGGRVRLFEPDWQDDPVDLLAAAGEEFRATGVVAAAHRCLASVEGGAPELFIGVRLVGREPQVREAPMEVPMEALGRALARVPAPWPVQLILLDAAQDPVTDWIRERVRPFYLA, from the coding sequence ATGCAGGGCAGCGGCTGGCCGGACAATGAGCTGGAGCAGGTGCTCGGGGCGGCGCTGGGGCAGCCGGACGCCGGCGGCCGGATCCTGGAGGTGCTCGGCCGCAGCCGGGTCTGGGTGCCCCTGCCCGGCGGCGGCGGCCCCGACGCGGCCGGCCTGGACCTGCCCACCATGGACATCGGCGGGGCGGCGTACGTCCCCGTCTACAGCTCCGAGGCCCAGTTCCTCGCCTGCGCCGGCCCCGGCATGGACTTCGCGGTGGCCCCGGCGGTCGAGTTCGCCCGCGGGCTGCCCCCGCAGCTCGGCATCGCGCTCAATCCGGACGGCGCCGTCGGCGTCCCGCTGCCCCCGCCCGCCGTCGCGGAGCTCTGCCGGGCCGGCCGCAGCCCGCTCGACGGCCCCGCCACCGGAGGCCGCGTGCGGCTCTTCGAGCCCGACTGGCAGGACGACCCGGTGGACCTCCTCGCCGCCGCCGGCGAGGAGTTCCGGGCCACCGGCGTGGTCGCGGCGGCGCACCGCTGCCTCGCCAGCGTCGAGGGAGGGGCCCCGGAACTGTTCATCGGTGTCCGCCTGGTGGGACGGGAGCCGCAGGTGCGGGAGGCCCCGATGGAGGTACCGATGGAGGCCCTGGGGCGGGCGCTGGCCCGCGTTCCGGCGCCGTGGCCCGTGCAGTTGATCCTCCTGGACGCGGCCCAGGACCCGGTCACGGACTGGATTCGTGAGCGCGTACGCCCCTTCTACCTCGCGTAG
- a CDS encoding enhanced serine sensitivity protein SseB C-terminal domain-containing protein — MSASGTAAAGQVEHMMRQVTPGRYESYESLLHALSEGRLWLLLWQGQPGSPDAQYGGMEVDGLGYAPCVTSPQELAASGWNRGYEVVTGRDIARALYPDRWGLWLNPHAQGGGLGIPWADLRRVATGLDRMPAGPLRLSEPSIELPQFYGLLTQHAHRTPAVRSLRRAWVQPALGSPYLAVGLDLYDASAPALESVREMMRQSVGAVPEGVPVCTVALADEHDPVAMWLRAQTRPFYDREGQAPAY; from the coding sequence GTGAGTGCGTCAGGCACGGCCGCGGCCGGGCAGGTCGAGCACATGATGCGCCAGGTGACCCCCGGGCGCTACGAGAGCTACGAGTCATTGCTGCACGCCCTCTCCGAGGGCCGGCTGTGGCTGCTGCTCTGGCAGGGGCAGCCGGGGTCCCCGGACGCCCAGTACGGCGGCATGGAGGTCGACGGCCTCGGCTACGCGCCCTGCGTCACCTCACCCCAGGAACTGGCCGCCAGCGGCTGGAACCGCGGCTACGAGGTCGTCACGGGGCGCGACATCGCCCGCGCCCTCTACCCGGACCGCTGGGGTCTGTGGCTCAACCCGCACGCCCAGGGCGGCGGCCTCGGCATCCCGTGGGCGGACCTGCGCCGCGTCGCGACCGGCCTGGACCGGATGCCGGCGGGCCCGCTGCGGCTGTCCGAACCCAGCATCGAGCTCCCCCAGTTCTACGGGCTGCTGACCCAGCACGCGCACCGCACCCCGGCCGTACGGTCGCTACGCCGCGCCTGGGTGCAGCCGGCGCTCGGGTCCCCCTATCTCGCGGTCGGGCTCGACCTCTACGACGCCTCCGCGCCCGCGCTGGAATCCGTACGGGAGATGATGCGCCAGTCGGTCGGGGCGGTCCCCGAGGGCGTACCGGTGTGCACGGTCGCGCTGGCGGACGAGCACGATCCGGTGGCGATGTGGCTGCGCGCGCAGACCCGCCCCTTCTACGACCGCGAGGGCCAGGCGCCGGCGTACTGA